The following DNA comes from Alphaproteobacteria bacterium HT1-32.
TATCCGCTGCCCGTGATGCGCCTGAACCCGGATGTCCGTGATATTTTCAGCTTCACCTTCGAAGACTTCACCCTGGACGGCTATCGCTTCGATCCGCATATCCCGGCACCGGTAGCCGTATGACCGGACCACGGCTTGCACTGATCGTCGCCATGGGCAGCAATCGTGCCATCGGCAGGGAGGGTGATCTGCCCTGGCGCCTGCCCGGTGACCTGAGGTTCTTCAAACAGACCACAATGGGCAAACCGATCCTGATGGGCCGCAAGACATGGGAAAGCCTTCCCGGTGCCCTGCCCGGCCGCACCAATATCGTTGTCACCCGGGACCGGTCCTACAAGGCGGATGGTGCCCAGGTCATCAACAGTCTCGAACTGGCACTGGAAATGGCCCGCGGCATTGCCCGGGGCGCTGGCGCTGATGAGGTCATGGTGATCGGTGGTGCCGAAATTTACCGGCTTGTCCTGCCACAGGCTGATCGCATCTACCTGACCGAAGTACAGGCAGAACCGGAAGCCGACGCCTTCTTTCCCGACATCAGCACGACCGAATGGCGCGAAATCGGACGTACCGAGCCGATCGAGGAACCGGGCCGCCCGGCCTACGCCTTCGTGACACTGGACCGGGTGCGGGAGTAGCCAGATCATGACCCGGCGGGTGGCGATTGCGGCTGGCCTGATGTTCCTTGCGTCGCTGCCGCTTGCCACAGCGCAGACCATCACGGCACCCACCCCACCAACCGCCCCTACCGTTCTGCCGCCGGAAACAGAGGGTGAGGCAGAACCGGAAGGAAACGGCAGGGCGACCCTTGCCCCCGGAGAGGCCGAGCCCGCTTCTCCGACGCCATCCGACGAGATGCAGGGCCCCAGCGTCAGCAACGACCTTCCCGCCCATTTTGCCACCTATCTTGCCGGTCCGGGCGTCGATGACGTGGTTGCGGTTGCCATAACCCCCGCCGCCAATGTGGTTGTCGCCGGGCGTTTGCAGGGTATTGCCCTCGGCGGACGCCGCATTGATCTGCTGGATGGTCCGGCATCGGTGCTGATCCTCTCGCCAGATGGCAGACCGATCTTGTCTCACACCCGGGTCGGCAATCAGCTGACGGATATGGCCGTGTCTTCCGGCAGTGGCCGGATTGCGATTGCCGGTGATCTGGGTGTTGCCGTCCTCTCCGGGGATGCTTCTGAATTCATCTGGCGCGATAATCTGCCCATGAAAGCCAGCCGGGTGGCCATCGGCAGGGATGACAGTGTTGCCCTGCTGGATGGCAAGCGGGTCAGCCTCTATGACCCGGCGGGCCGCCGTCTGGGCCGGGTCGATCTGGACCATGCCGTGGTCACCGATATCGAAGTGGATTCAGAAAACAGGCTGGTCTTTGTCACCGGGTTCAACAATGTCCGGGACGTGAATTCTCTCGCTGTCCAGAGTGCCTTTGTCGAAGCCTGGGATTTCAACATGAACCGGGTCTGGAAGAACTGGGGCTATGCCGGGGCGGAACTTGGCAACCGGACCGCAGACACCCACGGGCTGCGGCTGACCTTCGGGCTGGATGGGGAGTTGTATTTTCTCGGTGAAGCCGCAGGCGGCGACAGCCTGTTCCTGAAACATCCGACAACACCGGCCCGCGAAGGCATGCTGATCTTCAGCGACCGCTACAACACACCGGTCGGGCCGGGCCGGGCCGTCATCGCTTTCTTCGCCCGGCTGGACCCCGTGACGGGGCGTCTGAAGAAAGCACAATATGCCTTTCCGCGTCTGGGGCCGGACAAACTCAACCGGACCAACACCTTCCTGCCCCGTGCCATCGCTGCGGACGAGTTGGGAAATGTCTTCATTGGCGGGGTCAGCGGCCTCGGCATTCCCGATCGGGACAAGCAGACCATCGCCGGAACCGCGGTCGGAACCTATGGCGGAGACCCGACGCTGCTGGTGGTCTCGGCTGACTTTCAGCGCCGCATCCGGTGGACGACCCTGACCGCAGGCGGAATCGGCAGCCATACCCGGATTGACAGCATCGGGGTCGCACACGGGCTGGCCGTTGCAGGGGTTACTGTCCGCGGCGGGCGACTGATTACCATTGACCCGATTGTCGACAAGCCGGATGGCGGCCTGTCACCGAAACAGACCGATGGTTACGTCATCCTGTGGCGCGCGCCATAAAGTTTCAGTCTGTGCGGGCCGTCACTTTCAGACTGCTCCGGCGTTATTATGCTGCATAGCAACATAAGACACGGAAGCAACTCGATGAAAGACGTACAGGACCGGCGAACCTTCAGCGTCGGCAGTTCTATTTTCCGGCAGGGAATGGCAGGCAGCGAAGCATTTATCATCCAGTCCGGTACGGTGGAAATCGTCCGGGAAGTGAATGGTCGCGAGGAAGTCCTTGAGATATGCGAGAAGGGCGCGCTGATTGGCGTCAACGCCATCGCGGAAGATGATCAGCCCAGACAGAATTCCGCCCGCGCCCTGACCCCGGTTCTGGCAGTTGCCATCAGTCGTCGGCAGGTGGCCCAGCGTATTGCTAAAGCTGACCCGCTTGTCCGCACTCTCATCAAGATTCTGGCCGAGCAGGCACGGGGCGGAGATCAGAGAAAATCAAAACGGCACAAACTGTCTGAGCGGGCCATTTATCGTCTGAACGGAGGACCGATGATGGACGCGACTGTTGTCGACATTTCCGTTGGCGGGGCCCGGCTTGTTCCTGAGCTGCCCGGCAACATCGGTGACGAAGTTGAAATCGAACTGCGCCGTCTGGACCCGCTGAAAGCCCGTATTGTCGGTAACGGTCAGGGTCATACCCGAATCTGTTTTGAAATCGACGGCAGAGAGAAACAGATTCTGAGCAGCTATATCAACGACCTGATGAGCAATGACAGCCAGCCAGCTGCGCCGCCTGAACGCCTGATGGATGCTGAACAGGCCTGGGCAAAGCAGGCATGAAGAAACCTCAGCCCTGACGCTGAAACGGCCGGGTCAGGCAGGTTGGCCCACCCTCACCCTTGCGCGAGATTTCTTCTGCGGGATAAGTCTCTACCCGGCAGCCTG
Coding sequences within:
- a CDS encoding dihydrofolate reductase, encoding MTGPRLALIVAMGSNRAIGREGDLPWRLPGDLRFFKQTTMGKPILMGRKTWESLPGALPGRTNIVVTRDRSYKADGAQVINSLELALEMARGIARGAGADEVMVIGGAEIYRLVLPQADRIYLTEVQAEPEADAFFPDISTTEWREIGRTEPIEEPGRPAYAFVTLDRVRE
- a CDS encoding cyclic nucleotide-binding domain-containing protein; this encodes MLHSNIRHGSNSMKDVQDRRTFSVGSSIFRQGMAGSEAFIIQSGTVEIVREVNGREEVLEICEKGALIGVNAIAEDDQPRQNSARALTPVLAVAISRRQVAQRIAKADPLVRTLIKILAEQARGGDQRKSKRHKLSERAIYRLNGGPMMDATVVDISVGGARLVPELPGNIGDEVEIELRRLDPLKARIVGNGQGHTRICFEIDGREKQILSSYINDLMSNDSQPAAPPERLMDAEQAWAKQA